One Corynebacterium uterequi DNA segment encodes these proteins:
- the rpsP gene encoding 30S ribosomal protein S16 — protein sequence MAVKIKLQRIGKIRNAQYRVIVADARTRRSGRAIENIGIYHPKEEPSVIRIDSDRAQYWLGVGAQPTEPVLALLKVTGDWQKFKGLEGAEGTLKVAEEKPSKLDLFNQALTEANDGPTIKDIADKKQKAKEEAEAKAAAEAEAARKAEEAAAAAGEADAEAESE from the coding sequence ATGGCTGTCAAGATCAAGCTTCAGCGTATCGGTAAGATCCGTAACGCTCAGTACCGTGTCATCGTTGCCGACGCCCGCACCCGTCGCTCCGGCCGCGCCATCGAGAACATTGGTATCTACCACCCGAAGGAAGAGCCGTCGGTCATCCGCATCGACTCTGACCGTGCCCAGTACTGGCTGGGCGTCGGCGCGCAGCCGACGGAGCCGGTTCTGGCCCTGCTGAAGGTCACCGGTGACTGGCAGAAGTTCAAGGGCCTTGAGGGCGCCGAGGGCACCCTCAAGGTGGCCGAGGAGAAGCCGTCCAAGCTCGACCTGTTCAACCAGGCGCTGACCGAGGCCAACGACGGCCCGACCATCAAGGACATCGCGGACAAGAAGCAGAAGGCCAAGGAAGAGGCTGAGGCCAAGGCCGCTGCTGAGGCTGAGGCTGCCCGCAAGGCTGAGGAAGCCGCCGCGGCTGCCGGCGAAGCCGACGCCGAGGCTGAGTCCGAGTAA
- a CDS encoding glycosyltransferase 87 family protein, whose amino-acid sequence MSDRQLVIAWQGGTILSLAVVLLLVLHERRVPLGVTSLALVALTTIALLATEPLSGSLFFGQINLFLMLLAAVDILPRRWRLPGIGVGLAAGIKLTPAYLGLVFLLERRWGAAVGSVVTFLATVAIGFLGVPDAYSYWTEKMLNSSRIGDHLNPGAQSLRPVFDREFGIDSTLVWILAVLVVTAVAAAAVGQAVARDDRTTALSLAGIGACLVSPFSWFHHWVWVLPMAFGFMIGVNRFLADRWTFTGGHQLAGAASVAALVLPLVPFVSHVMIDAAQSRFYTAAGFAFLVCYLVGSLISSRVAAPSPH is encoded by the coding sequence CTGTCGGATAGGCAATTGGTCATCGCGTGGCAAGGCGGCACCATACTCAGTCTCGCCGTCGTTCTCCTGCTGGTCCTGCACGAGCGCCGCGTGCCGTTAGGTGTCACCTCACTGGCCCTCGTGGCCCTGACGACGATTGCGCTACTCGCCACCGAGCCGCTGTCGGGAAGCCTGTTCTTCGGTCAGATCAACCTCTTCCTCATGTTGCTCGCCGCCGTCGACATCCTGCCGCGACGCTGGCGCCTGCCCGGCATCGGCGTTGGCCTAGCAGCCGGCATCAAACTGACCCCCGCCTACCTGGGCCTGGTGTTCCTCCTGGAACGCCGCTGGGGCGCCGCAGTGGGGTCAGTGGTGACCTTCCTCGCCACCGTCGCCATCGGCTTCCTGGGGGTTCCCGACGCGTACTCCTACTGGACCGAGAAGATGCTCAATTCCTCTCGGATTGGCGATCACCTCAACCCCGGTGCACAGTCCCTACGCCCGGTCTTCGACCGCGAGTTCGGCATTGATTCCACGCTCGTGTGGATTCTGGCCGTCCTCGTGGTCACCGCCGTGGCGGCGGCCGCCGTCGGGCAGGCGGTCGCCCGCGACGACCGAACCACCGCCCTTTCGCTCGCCGGCATCGGCGCGTGCCTGGTCTCCCCGTTCTCGTGGTTCCACCACTGGGTGTGGGTTCTGCCGATGGCCTTTGGCTTCATGATCGGCGTCAACCGTTTTCTTGCGGACCGGTGGACCTTTACCGGCGGTCACCAGCTAGCCGGGGCGGCGTCGGTGGCCGCCTTGGTCCTCCCCCTCGTGCCTTTTGTTAGCCACGTCATGATCGACGCCGCCCAGTCGCGTTTCTATACCGCGGCTGGGTTCGCCTTCCTGGTGTGCTACCTGGTCGGGTCGCTTATTTCTTCCCGCGTAGCCGCTCCATCGCCGCATTAA
- the ffh gene encoding signal recognition particle protein: MFESLSDRLTNALAGLRGKGKLSDADIDATAREIRLALLEADVSLTVVRAFIKRIKDRAKGAEVSAALNPAQQVVKIVNDELIAILGGETRRLSLAKNPPTVIMLAGLQGAGKTTLAGKLARHLEKQGHTPMLVACDLQRPGAVQQLQIVGERAGVKTFAPDPGTSVDTHEHVMGTSHGDPVAVARQGVEQARRDQHDVVIIDTAGRLGIDEELMNQARSIRDAVNPDEVLFVIDAMIGQDAVTTAKAFADGVDFTGVVLTKLDGDARGGAALSIREITGKPILYASTGEKLDDFDIFHPERMASRILGMGDVLSLIEQAEAVMDQQKAEAAAAKLGSGELTLTDFLDQLMMIRQMGPLGNILKMLPGGKQMNDIADMVDEKQLDRIQAIIRGMTPAEREDPKILNASRRKRIANGSGVSVSDVNQLVERFFEAKKMMTKMAGQMGMGGMQRSATKKKPKGRKNKKGKRKPVKNKPRQPQLPGMGGPGMGGMDMAQLQKMAQQMEAGGGLPGMGGGLPGLGGGLPGMGGFPGLGGSAPAAKASPAPQKPAATQKPAASKAPKQPQPKPQPAAEEKPAAPSAGSFDLNAAMERLRGKK, from the coding sequence GTGTTTGAGTCACTGTCTGATCGCCTGACAAACGCCCTGGCGGGTCTCCGCGGAAAGGGCAAGCTCAGCGACGCTGATATCGACGCTACTGCCCGCGAGATTCGGCTGGCGCTGCTGGAGGCTGACGTCTCACTGACCGTGGTCCGCGCCTTCATTAAGCGCATCAAGGACCGAGCCAAGGGCGCAGAGGTGTCCGCCGCGCTCAACCCGGCGCAGCAGGTCGTCAAGATCGTCAACGATGAGCTCATCGCCATCCTGGGCGGAGAGACCCGCCGGCTGAGCCTGGCGAAGAACCCGCCGACCGTCATCATGCTCGCCGGCCTTCAGGGTGCGGGTAAGACCACCCTGGCGGGCAAGCTCGCCCGGCACCTGGAGAAGCAGGGGCACACCCCCATGCTGGTGGCCTGTGACCTGCAGCGCCCGGGCGCGGTGCAGCAGTTGCAGATCGTCGGCGAACGCGCCGGTGTGAAGACCTTCGCCCCGGACCCGGGGACCTCGGTGGACACCCACGAGCACGTCATGGGCACCTCGCACGGCGACCCCGTGGCGGTGGCCCGACAGGGCGTCGAGCAGGCGCGGCGTGACCAGCACGACGTGGTCATTATCGATACCGCCGGCCGGCTGGGTATCGATGAGGAACTCATGAACCAGGCGCGCAGCATCCGCGACGCCGTCAACCCCGACGAGGTCCTGTTCGTCATCGATGCGATGATCGGCCAGGATGCCGTCACCACCGCCAAGGCCTTCGCCGACGGCGTCGATTTCACCGGCGTGGTGCTCACCAAGCTCGATGGTGACGCACGCGGCGGCGCGGCCCTGTCCATCCGGGAGATCACCGGCAAGCCGATCCTTTACGCCTCCACTGGTGAGAAGCTCGACGACTTCGACATCTTCCACCCCGAGCGCATGGCCAGCCGCATCCTCGGCATGGGTGACGTCCTCAGCCTCATCGAGCAGGCCGAAGCGGTCATGGACCAGCAAAAGGCCGAGGCCGCGGCCGCCAAGCTCGGCTCAGGCGAGCTCACCCTCACGGACTTCCTGGACCAGCTGATGATGATCCGACAGATGGGCCCCCTGGGCAACATCCTCAAGATGCTGCCCGGCGGCAAGCAGATGAACGACATCGCAGACATGGTCGATGAGAAGCAGCTGGACCGCATCCAGGCCATCATCCGCGGCATGACCCCGGCGGAGCGAGAGGACCCGAAGATCCTCAACGCGTCGCGCCGCAAGCGCATCGCCAATGGCTCCGGCGTGAGCGTCTCCGACGTCAACCAGCTCGTCGAGCGCTTCTTCGAGGCCAAGAAGATGATGACGAAGATGGCCGGCCAGATGGGCATGGGCGGGATGCAACGTTCCGCCACGAAGAAGAAGCCCAAGGGCCGCAAGAATAAGAAGGGCAAGCGCAAGCCCGTGAAGAATAAGCCGCGGCAGCCGCAGCTGCCGGGCATGGGCGGACCGGGCATGGGCGGCATGGATATGGCCCAGCTGCAGAAGATGGCTCAGCAGATGGAGGCCGGCGGTGGCCTGCCGGGCATGGGTGGCGGTCTGCCCGGCTTGGGTGGCGGCTTGCCTGGCATGGGCGGGTTCCCGGGGCTGGGTGGCTCCGCACCGGCTGCCAAGGCCTCGCCGGCGCCGCAGAAGCCGGCCGCTACCCAGAAGCCGGCCGCGTCGAAGGCCCCGAAGCAGCCGCAACCTAAGCCGCAGCCCGCCGCGGAAGAGAAGCCCGCCGCGCCGAGCGCCGGTTCCTTCGACCTTAATGCGGCGATGGAGCGGCTACGCGGGAAGAAATAA
- a CDS encoding [protein-PII] uridylyltransferase, translating into MDPQEIIESLVLPPATALAATGSLARGELTAHSDLDLVLLHYPGDVPDTQDVWYPIWNSPRHLDAVVRTPQECADVAAADVRSALALLDLRHLAGDPELTATARQLLLTQWRATIAQRLPSIIELAVARWHRSGSLVTMTRPDLKHGRGGLRDIDLARALALANVADTPRLDDQRRLLVKVRSALHDAARRRRDILDPEFAADIAEDLGFADRYELGAAVAATGRDVDEALTAALASARALASARTSARSSRPRAVPAVPLALDVVERDGEVHLARNPNLSDPGLVPRVGAAAARYGLPIAASTLRQLDAVPVPSGPFTAPAARDFLALLSSPRHSGNVINDLHRYGLWTRLVPEWAHVAGRMPNEPSHTHSIDQHLLATVAQCAATRTEVARPDLLLLAALYHDLGKGYDRPHEDVGAEFVARMAARLRLNILDRSRVQTLVAEHTTLARLATRLDPWDPQAAEAVVEACHYDRLTVELLAKLAIADAQATGPGVLTRSLRRFIDIVTRQATRALARITPHQPLVSVPRDVGLRRRDHAPYLTVFWRATDRGDIKRMMAVLDAKAWVMESLRVVSGEQGYLAEADVRPLTESFSDAADEEMLVRAFHSGVYESIQAPEPGPVTFHWHSGRVVELRVPDSRGTTAAVLNVLGEVSWLSGFNPGGTTILQVAFPQAVDRARVERDVTAVLGTR; encoded by the coding sequence GTGGACCCACAGGAGATCATCGAGTCCTTGGTCCTGCCGCCGGCGACGGCGTTGGCCGCCACCGGTTCGCTCGCGCGCGGCGAGCTCACCGCCCACTCGGACCTCGATCTGGTGTTGCTGCATTATCCCGGTGACGTTCCCGACACTCAGGACGTGTGGTACCCGATATGGAACTCGCCGCGCCACCTCGACGCGGTGGTGCGCACGCCGCAGGAATGCGCCGACGTGGCCGCCGCCGACGTCCGGTCGGCGTTGGCGCTGCTCGACCTGCGCCACCTCGCCGGCGACCCGGAGCTCACCGCCACCGCCCGCCAGTTGCTCCTCACGCAGTGGCGCGCCACGATCGCCCAGCGACTGCCGAGCATCATCGAGCTGGCCGTCGCCCGGTGGCACCGATCCGGTTCGCTGGTGACCATGACCCGCCCGGACCTCAAGCACGGCCGGGGTGGGCTGCGCGATATCGACCTGGCCCGGGCGCTGGCCCTGGCCAACGTCGCGGACACCCCACGCCTTGACGATCAGCGCCGCCTCCTCGTGAAGGTCCGCTCCGCCTTGCACGACGCCGCACGTCGCCGCCGCGACATCCTCGATCCCGAGTTTGCCGCCGACATCGCCGAGGATCTCGGCTTTGCCGACCGCTACGAGCTCGGCGCCGCCGTGGCCGCCACCGGCCGTGACGTTGACGAGGCGCTCACCGCAGCCCTGGCCTCCGCCCGCGCTTTGGCATCAGCCCGGACCTCGGCCAGGAGTTCACGACCGCGGGCCGTGCCGGCCGTGCCGTTGGCCCTGGACGTCGTGGAACGCGACGGGGAGGTCCATCTGGCGCGAAACCCGAACTTGTCCGACCCCGGGCTGGTGCCGCGCGTCGGCGCCGCCGCGGCGCGATATGGTTTGCCCATCGCGGCGTCGACGCTGCGCCAGCTCGACGCCGTGCCCGTGCCTTCAGGCCCGTTCACTGCTCCGGCCGCACGGGACTTCCTGGCGCTGCTGTCGTCCCCGAGGCACAGCGGCAACGTCATCAACGACCTTCACCGTTACGGGCTGTGGACGCGGCTGGTTCCGGAGTGGGCGCACGTGGCGGGGCGGATGCCGAATGAGCCGAGCCACACGCATTCCATTGACCAGCATCTCCTCGCGACCGTGGCGCAGTGCGCGGCGACGCGCACCGAGGTCGCGCGACCCGACCTGCTCTTGCTCGCCGCCCTTTACCATGATCTGGGCAAAGGCTACGACCGCCCCCACGAGGACGTCGGCGCTGAATTCGTCGCCCGGATGGCGGCGCGGCTGCGGCTAAACATTTTGGACCGCTCCCGGGTGCAGACGCTCGTCGCCGAGCACACCACCCTGGCGCGGCTCGCAACGCGCCTCGATCCCTGGGACCCGCAGGCCGCCGAGGCGGTCGTGGAGGCCTGCCACTACGACCGCCTCACCGTGGAACTGCTGGCCAAGCTCGCCATCGCCGATGCCCAAGCGACCGGCCCGGGTGTGCTCACCCGGTCGCTGCGGCGCTTCATCGACATCGTCACGCGCCAGGCAACGCGGGCACTGGCGCGGATCACCCCGCACCAGCCGCTGGTTAGCGTCCCCCGCGATGTTGGCCTGCGGCGCCGGGACCACGCGCCCTATCTCACCGTCTTCTGGCGCGCGACGGACCGCGGTGACATCAAGCGGATGATGGCGGTGCTCGACGCGAAAGCGTGGGTCATGGAGTCCCTCCGCGTAGTCTCCGGGGAGCAGGGCTACCTGGCGGAGGCCGACGTCCGCCCGCTCACCGAGTCCTTCTCCGATGCCGCCGACGAAGAGATGCTGGTCCGGGCGTTTCATTCCGGGGTGTACGAGTCCATCCAGGCCCCCGAGCCCGGCCCGGTTACCTTCCACTGGCACTCGGGCAGGGTGGTGGAGCTGCGGGTGCCCGATTCGCGGGGCACGACCGCCGCGGTGCTTAACGTCTTGGGGGAGGTGTCCTGGCTCTCGGGCTTCAACCCCGGCGGGACGACGATCCTTCAGGTGGCATTCCCGCAGGCCGTCGACCGTGCGCGGGTGGAACGGGATGTGACCGCCGTATTGGGGACACGCTAG
- a CDS encoding P-II family nitrogen regulator codes for MKLITAVIKPFTLNDVREELDQLGIHGMTVTETQGFGQQRGHSEVYRGAEYATDFVPKVKVEVVVSDAAVDDVCEAIVRAAYTGKIGDGKLWVTNVERVIRVRTGDRDDAAL; via the coding sequence ATGAAGCTCATCACCGCAGTCATCAAACCCTTCACCCTCAACGACGTCCGGGAGGAGCTGGACCAGCTGGGCATCCACGGGATGACGGTGACCGAAACCCAGGGTTTCGGCCAGCAGCGCGGGCATTCCGAGGTGTACCGGGGAGCCGAGTACGCCACCGACTTCGTGCCCAAGGTCAAGGTGGAAGTGGTGGTGTCCGACGCGGCCGTCGACGACGTGTGTGAGGCCATCGTCCGCGCGGCGTACACCGGCAAGATCGGCGACGGAAAGCTGTGGGTGACCAATGTTGAGCGAGTGATCCGCGTGCGTACCGGCGACCGCGACGACGCCGCTCTGTAA
- the ftsY gene encoding signal recognition particle-docking protein FtsY, which yields MNATLFGIDSTLLLVIVAIVVVLAVIIGAVVIVGKKRKSAKTVSFAKEAEPKELTQEQKSGNYQAVGGFNFTQATLGDADKKRIPVPAQPVEPVEQVSPVPLPQDPEVAVDVAEPAEPAPPVEVTQPVEPAEDAESQAVEAAHAAVVAEDAVTEAVDATPVPDTVPAPAPEPLDDIEPAAGRIGRLRGRLSRSQNALGQGLLGILTAGDLDEDAWEEIEDTLIMADLGADLTMRVTERLREKIAERGVADEAQARAMLRETLIEAGRPELDRSLKAQPVDGKPAVILLVGVNGTGKTTTTGKLARVLVSLGHKVVLGAADTFRAAAADQLETWGKRVGATTVRGAEGADPASVAFDAVARGIEQQADVVLIDTAGRLHTSHGLMDQLGKVKRVVEKKSHVDEVLLVIDATVGQNGLMQARVFKDVVDITGVVLTKLDGTAKGGIVFHVQEELGVPVKLVGLGEGADHLAPFEVEGFVDALLG from the coding sequence ATGAACGCAACCCTGTTTGGTATTGATTCGACCCTGCTGCTGGTCATCGTCGCCATTGTCGTGGTGCTGGCGGTCATCATCGGCGCGGTCGTCATCGTCGGCAAGAAGCGCAAATCCGCCAAGACCGTCAGCTTCGCCAAGGAGGCGGAGCCGAAGGAATTAACCCAGGAGCAAAAGTCCGGCAATTACCAGGCAGTGGGCGGGTTTAACTTCACGCAGGCGACCCTGGGGGACGCGGACAAGAAGCGCATCCCCGTGCCGGCGCAGCCGGTGGAACCTGTTGAGCAGGTATCGCCTGTGCCGCTGCCGCAGGACCCGGAGGTCGCGGTCGACGTCGCCGAGCCGGCCGAGCCTGCGCCGCCGGTCGAGGTTACTCAGCCGGTCGAGCCTGCCGAGGACGCAGAGTCTCAGGCAGTGGAGGCCGCGCACGCAGCGGTCGTCGCCGAGGACGCGGTCACCGAAGCCGTCGACGCCACGCCGGTTCCGGACACGGTACCTGCTCCGGCGCCGGAACCCCTCGATGACATCGAGCCGGCCGCCGGGCGCATCGGCCGGTTGCGCGGGCGGTTGTCTCGCTCCCAGAATGCCCTCGGCCAGGGTCTGCTCGGCATCCTCACCGCCGGTGACCTTGACGAGGACGCCTGGGAGGAGATCGAAGACACCCTCATCATGGCTGACCTCGGCGCGGATCTTACGATGAGGGTGACCGAGCGCCTACGGGAGAAGATCGCCGAGCGCGGCGTTGCCGACGAGGCGCAGGCCCGCGCCATGCTGCGTGAGACCCTCATCGAAGCCGGGCGTCCCGAGCTGGACCGCTCGCTCAAGGCCCAGCCCGTCGACGGTAAGCCGGCCGTGATCCTGCTCGTGGGCGTCAACGGCACGGGCAAGACCACCACCACCGGAAAGCTCGCCCGCGTGCTCGTGTCCCTGGGGCACAAGGTGGTGCTCGGGGCGGCGGATACGTTCCGCGCTGCGGCCGCGGACCAGCTAGAGACGTGGGGCAAGCGCGTCGGCGCCACTACCGTCCGAGGTGCCGAGGGCGCCGACCCGGCGTCGGTCGCGTTCGACGCCGTTGCCCGCGGCATCGAACAGCAGGCCGACGTCGTGCTCATCGACACCGCCGGGCGTCTGCACACCTCGCACGGGCTTATGGATCAGCTGGGCAAGGTCAAGCGCGTGGTGGAGAAGAAGTCCCACGTTGACGAGGTGTTGCTGGTCATCGACGCGACCGTCGGCCAGAACGGCCTCATGCAGGCCCGTGTGTTTAAAGACGTCGTCGACATCACCGGCGTGGTGCTCACCAAGCTCGACGGCACCGCCAAGGGCGGCATTGTGTTCCACGTGCAAGAAGAGCTGGGCGTTCCGGTCAAGCTTGTTGGCCTCGGCGAGGGCGCGGACCATCTCGCCCCCTTCGAGGTCGAGGGCTTTGTCGACGCCCTGCTAGGTTAG